The Actinomyces sp. oral taxon 414 genome has a segment encoding these proteins:
- a CDS encoding non-ribosomal peptide synthetase has product MSTFAALFNRALSLNPEGMAVDAHDGQMTYRELDARAEALARALQKAGIGGAEQRIGICVPRSAAMIVALVAVTRTGAAYVPLDPTHPSERLNYLIGDAAPQAVIVSEATRERLPHGPLLIDAAHFTVSGSEPVEAGTAVRVPWPLPPEGSTAYVIYTSGTTGLPKGTMVTHSGLEALARSQALSWGLRRTSRVLQTASLSFDASVKDILATWWAGAVLVLPSPDRRAGQDLADQMADWGVTHALVPPPVLVGADPSTVPALECLFVGASACPTGLVRQWAVGGRRMVNTYGPTEATVTCLHSHDLDVRMDRIPIGHPIEGMRAYVLDDRLQPVNDGELYVAGPGLARGYSGRAGLTAHRFIADPFFEGERMYRTGDRVHVDETGEIHYLGRVDDQVKIRGHRVELGEVEAAATALDDVENAAATLGTGLQADRLLLYVVLARPGRTGQDVRASLSRVLPDYMVPASVTVLPELPLNVSGKVDRERLPAPTWTRASSGRPPRTESERMVADAVTAVTGIDGLRVEDSLIDLGCHSLDLARISAELASRSGRRVSASEMLANPRVFDIAAVLDARPPAASREVVPVPRSAHMECSPSQARMWLAETLAVGGSGYVVPAAVRLDRSLDVGALRAAWLDVVERHEPLRTRYTQVEGDVRQSVHDVDPLQDGLAYQRLTPSEVGPRIDELVNDPFDLSQQSVRAVLIETTADYVLAVVVHHIGCDGWSMRILDRDLAQAYGARVHGRAPRWGRPAVQMADVAHWQLGCARDSRRMAEGLGFWREALAGLDSGTPQLPRGGCGQAGRVSFALDRRMHSMLVALAQRCGTTTFVVLHSAVALLLHELGAGDRFTIGATVALRDRSELTDVFGLLVNTVALPSGVDLERSFAELVTRTHANDVEALQHSNVEFDAVVEALNPERRPDRTPWIDVLITMGVGDKDFVSDYGAHGASGATLLLPGLPVTVQYPTPMPTARFPLTFAVTERFEGESPAGLLGALEYSDRVGGLQGERLVERLEWLLAQVLSRPDTPLRTIDPLLTDEPKALVGASGTAPRTVAGLWSDRVDADPRALALKVGEGRWTRAELDVRARRWAALLRTRGVGVQDVVACALPRGLDYVAAYLGVNILGAVWQPVDRHYPDERLRMVVKDTDARLVITLETDRARWDAGARLVVVADTDAERDGALARAEPVEDTPGRSLPADSGAYIIHTSGSTGRPKGVCITHAGIGNLVESERKWCGVTDGSVMAQAASPGFDASILELTIGLLAGASCALIADERRDAAGALVAEWRRLGVTHAFMVGSFAVALDPRTIPDGMTLIIGGEAFPPRLAESVGERDSLVNLYGPTEATIFGSGHRLEGTTPPSIPIGEPICGARLEVLDEWLRPVVPGVVGELYMSGPGLARGYVGRAGLTAASFVAGPGGRRRYRTGDLVRLDASGELHFVGRNDDQVKLRGFRIELGEIENVLASVPGVRAAAVILRDDLETAPAINAYLVCDEDALQAARTRAEESLPAHCVPTRWMRLAELPRTAHGKIDRRALPVAPLVGSGDNAKDPSERRACRVLGEVLGVKDVGPDDNFFSLGGHSLLVVRLVSRLAEAGIHVTARDVLENPTARGFLRAASAGANRTRLRPVPRPDDGFIPMTAAQRRMWLLQKIDGASAVYNIPVVINAPDIDPKALRAALGDLVIRHEPLRTLVVEGDEPRQRILAPAEALDILPDVVERSDRSELDAAGHVFDLTRELPLRAEVIRRGSEAAVVLVVHHIAADGWSMGPLLADLETAYRARLAGGPPRMTPPELQYYDWIHAERRVDLARLEEGLLWWSRRLDSLPAEVTFPLDRSRGAVTGRGGGQTRARIDAQTHRLIKRLSARAGVSSFIALHGVFSLLMQLYGAGDDIVIGTVTAGREDEGVRDMVGLFVNTLVLRADLSGDPTFLELLDQLRRTDLEALGRGDTPFDSIVERLNPDRSQGRHPLFQVMFTLQDHRRAAAPGALFDVARSRSLVIGTKFDLTVTLEERPDGIVVLADYSRDLFDDRTIMRILDDFVALARAAASRPAAHVHELGHLDAADAMSVRTWGEPRGVDADPAGLETLFARAMEAAGAEAVAVEAHDGALTYGELDRRSRVVASWLQGRGVCRGDRVGVCVPRSVSTIVAILAVARAGAVLVPLDSAYPGARLRHILIDSMTRTVVASGDGVTAVSSCGAPVTVLDMAAPDVAPSTDIGRRVPLEADDIAYVIYTSGSTGAPKGVEVPKRGLGALARAQQQRYDLRPGQRVLQLASLSFDASILELCLAWPCGGVLVLPPPGVLAGSQLADWLNRCDIALVTPGVLATVDAAEVTGLGTLLVGAEACGAELVFRFAPGRAMFNAYGPTETTVVAAVSGPLSADGAPPPIGRPFSASRLRVLDRLLRPVPPGVPGELYIGGPGLARGYLGRPGLTSSRFVADPEGGGERLYRTGDVVRWDHDGELLYLGRNDRQIKLRGNRIELDEVAAVLGRVAGVRAVHVMVRGESPERQVLVAYVVASADAALLLREAREHLPAAAVPSRIILLDAFPLTPNGKLDTRALPEPDLEETPEEAAPIGDLEALVCGAFAAALGRDRVGRTTDFFACGGHSLIAARVVSLLAESGWSITIRDLFEAPTPALLASRALRSTRRPPRPRLIPLTPTDH; this is encoded by the coding sequence ATGTCAACTTTTGCCGCGTTATTCAACCGGGCGTTGAGCCTTAACCCTGAGGGGATGGCCGTTGACGCCCACGACGGTCAGATGACATATCGCGAGCTCGATGCGCGCGCGGAGGCCCTCGCCCGCGCCCTGCAAAAGGCCGGGATCGGCGGGGCCGAGCAGAGAATCGGGATCTGCGTACCTCGATCCGCTGCCATGATCGTCGCCCTCGTCGCCGTCACGAGAACAGGCGCGGCCTACGTTCCACTCGATCCAACGCATCCGAGCGAGCGCCTGAACTATCTTATCGGGGACGCAGCCCCCCAGGCGGTCATCGTCTCCGAGGCGACGCGTGAGAGGCTGCCGCACGGGCCCCTGCTGATCGACGCCGCCCACTTCACCGTCTCCGGGTCCGAGCCGGTCGAGGCCGGTACCGCGGTGCGCGTGCCGTGGCCCCTGCCGCCCGAGGGCTCAACGGCCTACGTCATCTACACCTCGGGCACGACCGGCCTCCCCAAGGGGACGATGGTCACGCACAGCGGTCTGGAGGCCCTGGCCCGCTCTCAGGCCCTGTCTTGGGGGCTTCGCAGGACGAGTCGGGTCCTGCAGACCGCGTCCCTCTCCTTCGACGCGTCCGTCAAGGACATCCTCGCCACGTGGTGGGCCGGGGCCGTCCTGGTTCTGCCCAGTCCGGATCGTAGGGCCGGGCAGGATCTGGCGGACCAGATGGCCGACTGGGGTGTGACGCACGCTCTGGTGCCGCCGCCGGTGCTCGTCGGCGCCGACCCGTCGACGGTCCCCGCCCTGGAGTGCCTCTTCGTGGGAGCGTCGGCCTGCCCGACGGGCCTGGTCAGGCAATGGGCGGTGGGCGGCCGCCGGATGGTCAACACCTACGGGCCCACCGAGGCCACGGTCACGTGCCTGCACTCCCATGACCTGGATGTCCGGATGGACCGGATCCCAATCGGCCACCCGATCGAGGGGATGCGGGCCTACGTCCTCGACGACCGGCTTCAACCGGTCAACGACGGCGAACTGTACGTCGCGGGACCCGGTCTGGCCCGCGGGTACTCCGGACGGGCCGGGCTGACGGCCCACCGCTTCATAGCGGACCCCTTCTTCGAGGGCGAGCGCATGTACCGCACCGGGGACCGCGTGCACGTGGATGAGACGGGGGAGATCCACTATCTCGGTCGAGTCGACGACCAGGTGAAGATTCGCGGCCACCGCGTCGAGCTCGGTGAGGTCGAGGCCGCCGCCACGGCCCTTGACGATGTCGAGAATGCGGCGGCGACTCTGGGAACAGGTCTCCAGGCCGACCGCCTCCTCCTCTACGTCGTGCTCGCTCGGCCGGGGAGGACCGGCCAGGATGTCCGCGCCTCCCTCTCGCGGGTGCTGCCCGACTACATGGTTCCCGCCTCGGTCACAGTGCTGCCCGAGTTACCCCTCAACGTCAGCGGAAAGGTCGACCGCGAGCGTCTGCCCGCCCCGACGTGGACTCGTGCGAGCAGTGGTCGCCCGCCTCGCACCGAGAGCGAGCGGATGGTGGCCGACGCCGTGACGGCGGTGACGGGGATCGATGGTCTCCGTGTCGAGGACTCGCTGATCGATCTCGGTTGCCACTCGTTGGATCTGGCTCGCATCTCGGCCGAGCTGGCCTCCCGCTCCGGACGGCGCGTCAGCGCGTCCGAGATGCTGGCCAATCCCCGCGTCTTCGACATCGCCGCTGTTCTCGACGCGCGGCCCCCGGCCGCTTCGCGCGAGGTGGTCCCCGTGCCCCGCTCCGCGCATATGGAGTGCTCTCCATCTCAGGCGCGCATGTGGCTGGCCGAGACGCTCGCCGTGGGCGGCTCCGGGTATGTTGTGCCGGCAGCGGTCCGGCTCGACCGCAGTCTCGACGTCGGCGCTCTTCGGGCGGCGTGGCTCGACGTCGTCGAACGGCACGAACCGTTGCGCACCCGGTACACCCAGGTCGAGGGGGACGTGCGGCAGAGCGTGCACGACGTGGACCCGTTGCAGGACGGACTCGCGTATCAGCGGCTGACGCCGTCGGAGGTGGGTCCCCGGATCGACGAGCTCGTGAACGACCCCTTCGATCTGTCCCAGCAGTCCGTCCGGGCGGTGCTCATCGAGACGACCGCGGACTACGTCCTGGCGGTCGTGGTGCACCACATCGGCTGCGACGGCTGGTCCATGCGGATCCTGGACCGGGATCTCGCTCAAGCCTACGGCGCACGAGTCCACGGCCGGGCCCCGCGGTGGGGAAGGCCCGCCGTCCAGATGGCGGATGTGGCGCACTGGCAGTTGGGGTGTGCTCGGGACAGTCGCCGGATGGCGGAGGGTCTCGGCTTCTGGCGTGAAGCGCTGGCCGGCCTGGATTCGGGAACCCCGCAACTCCCGCGGGGCGGATGCGGGCAGGCCGGTCGGGTCTCCTTCGCTCTGGACCGGCGGATGCACTCCATGCTCGTTGCACTCGCCCAGAGGTGCGGGACGACGACCTTCGTCGTCCTGCACAGCGCGGTCGCGCTCCTGCTCCACGAGTTGGGCGCCGGCGATCGCTTCACCATCGGAGCGACCGTCGCCCTGCGCGACAGATCGGAGCTCACCGATGTCTTCGGTCTGCTTGTCAACACCGTGGCGCTGCCGAGCGGCGTCGACCTCGAACGCTCATTCGCCGAACTCGTGACCCGTACACACGCCAACGACGTGGAGGCCCTGCAGCACTCGAACGTCGAGTTCGACGCGGTCGTGGAGGCGCTCAATCCGGAGAGGCGGCCGGATCGCACTCCGTGGATCGACGTCCTCATCACGATGGGGGTCGGAGACAAAGATTTCGTTTCCGACTACGGCGCCCATGGCGCCTCGGGAGCGACCCTGCTGCTCCCGGGTCTGCCCGTCACGGTCCAGTACCCCACGCCGATGCCGACGGCTCGCTTTCCCTTGACATTCGCGGTGACGGAGCGCTTCGAGGGAGAGTCCCCGGCGGGCCTGCTCGGTGCCCTCGAGTACAGCGACCGGGTGGGCGGACTCCAGGGCGAGCGTCTGGTCGAACGACTCGAGTGGCTGCTCGCGCAGGTGCTCTCCCGTCCCGATACGCCTTTGAGGACGATCGATCCGCTCCTCACGGACGAGCCGAAGGCGCTTGTCGGCGCTTCCGGGACCGCGCCGCGCACGGTCGCCGGGCTGTGGTCCGATCGGGTTGACGCGGATCCCCGGGCCCTTGCGCTGAAGGTCGGGGAGGGGCGGTGGACGCGGGCTGAGCTCGACGTCAGGGCCCGACGCTGGGCGGCGCTTCTCCGCACTCGCGGCGTCGGCGTTCAGGACGTCGTCGCCTGTGCGCTTCCTCGCGGCCTCGACTACGTCGCGGCCTATCTCGGCGTCAACATCCTCGGTGCCGTCTGGCAACCCGTCGACCGTCACTATCCCGATGAACGTCTGCGGATGGTCGTCAAGGACACCGACGCCCGACTCGTTATCACGCTCGAGACGGACCGGGCCCGTTGGGATGCGGGGGCGCGTCTCGTCGTCGTGGCGGACACCGACGCCGAGCGGGACGGGGCGCTCGCCCGTGCAGAGCCCGTCGAGGACACCCCGGGCAGATCCCTCCCGGCGGACTCCGGCGCCTACATCATCCACACGTCCGGGTCCACCGGTAGGCCCAAGGGCGTGTGCATCACGCATGCGGGGATTGGGAATCTCGTTGAGTCCGAGCGCAAGTGGTGCGGCGTGACCGACGGCTCGGTGATGGCGCAGGCGGCCTCTCCCGGCTTTGACGCGAGCATCCTGGAACTGACGATCGGTCTGCTGGCCGGCGCCTCCTGCGCCCTCATTGCGGACGAACGCAGGGATGCGGCCGGGGCCCTCGTCGCGGAGTGGCGTCGCCTCGGCGTTACTCACGCCTTCATGGTCGGGTCCTTCGCGGTGGCGCTCGATCCTCGCACGATCCCCGACGGAATGACCCTCATTATCGGCGGGGAGGCGTTTCCTCCCCGGCTCGCCGAGTCGGTCGGGGAGCGCGACTCCCTGGTCAATCTCTACGGGCCGACCGAAGCCACCATCTTTGGCTCCGGCCACCGTCTCGAGGGCACGACCCCGCCGTCGATCCCCATCGGCGAGCCGATCTGCGGCGCCCGACTCGAAGTGCTGGACGAGTGGCTGCGTCCGGTCGTGCCGGGCGTCGTCGGAGAGCTCTACATGAGTGGCCCGGGTCTTGCCCGCGGATACGTCGGACGGGCGGGGCTCACGGCCGCGTCCTTCGTCGCAGGGCCTGGGGGCCGCCGGCGGTACCGGACCGGTGACCTCGTACGGCTCGACGCATCGGGGGAGCTTCACTTCGTCGGGCGCAACGACGACCAGGTCAAACTCCGCGGATTCCGGATCGAGCTCGGCGAGATCGAGAATGTCCTCGCCTCCGTCCCCGGTGTCAGGGCCGCTGCCGTTATTCTCAGGGACGATCTCGAGACGGCGCCCGCGATCAATGCCTATCTCGTGTGCGACGAGGACGCGCTTCAGGCCGCCAGGACGCGGGCCGAGGAGAGTCTGCCCGCCCACTGCGTGCCAACGCGCTGGATGCGGCTCGCGGAGCTGCCTCGGACGGCGCACGGGAAGATAGACCGGCGGGCCCTGCCCGTGGCGCCGCTCGTGGGTTCCGGTGACAATGCGAAGGACCCCTCCGAGCGGAGAGCCTGTCGCGTGCTGGGCGAGGTCCTGGGAGTGAAGGACGTCGGGCCCGACGACAACTTCTTCAGTCTGGGAGGGCATTCGCTCCTCGTGGTCAGGCTTGTCAGTCGGCTTGCCGAGGCCGGGATCCACGTCACCGCCAGGGACGTCCTGGAGAACCCCACGGCCCGCGGATTCCTGCGCGCGGCGTCGGCAGGCGCGAACAGGACACGGCTCCGTCCCGTTCCGCGGCCCGATGACGGCTTCATCCCGATGACGGCTGCTCAGCGCCGTATGTGGCTCCTTCAGAAGATCGACGGCGCCTCGGCCGTCTACAACATCCCGGTCGTCATCAACGCTCCCGATATCGACCCTAAGGCGCTGCGCGCGGCGTTGGGAGACCTCGTCATCCGGCACGAGCCCCTGAGGACGCTGGTCGTCGAGGGGGACGAGCCGAGGCAGAGGATCCTCGCGCCTGCGGAGGCGCTCGACATCCTCCCCGACGTCGTGGAGCGGAGCGACCGGAGCGAACTCGATGCGGCTGGCCACGTCTTCGATCTCACCAGGGAGCTCCCGCTGAGAGCAGAGGTCATCCGCCGCGGATCCGAGGCCGCGGTCGTCCTGGTCGTCCACCACATCGCGGCGGACGGCTGGTCGATGGGGCCCCTGCTCGCAGACCTGGAGACGGCGTACCGGGCGCGGTTGGCCGGCGGGCCACCGCGCATGACCCCGCCCGAGCTGCAGTACTACGATTGGATCCATGCGGAGAGGCGGGTAGACCTCGCTCGCCTCGAGGAGGGGCTGCTCTGGTGGAGCCGCCGGCTCGACTCCCTGCCCGCCGAGGTCACCTTCCCGCTCGACCGGAGCCGTGGCGCCGTCACGGGGCGCGGCGGCGGTCAGACGCGCGCGAGGATCGATGCGCAGACCCACCGCCTCATCAAGAGGCTCTCCGCCCGGGCCGGGGTGAGCTCCTTCATCGCACTGCACGGCGTCTTCTCGCTCCTCATGCAGCTCTACGGGGCCGGGGATGACATCGTGATCGGTACCGTGACCGCCGGGCGCGAGGATGAGGGCGTCCGGGACATGGTGGGACTGTTCGTCAACACGCTCGTCCTGCGCGCCGACCTCTCGGGGGATCCCACCTTCCTCGAGCTGCTCGATCAGCTGCGCAGGACGGACCTGGAGGCCCTCGGGCGGGGCGACACGCCGTTCGACAGCATCGTGGAACGTCTCAACCCCGATCGGTCACAAGGACGGCACCCGCTCTTCCAGGTGATGTTCACTCTGCAGGACCATCGGCGCGCCGCGGCCCCGGGCGCTCTTTTCGACGTGGCTCGATCCCGTAGTCTGGTCATCGGGACGAAATTCGACTTGACCGTGACTCTCGAGGAGAGGCCCGACGGGATCGTCGTCCTCGCCGACTACTCGCGGGACCTTTTTGACGACCGGACTATCATGAGGATCCTGGACGATTTCGTGGCGCTGGCTCGCGCCGCCGCGTCCCGGCCCGCAGCCCATGTGCACGAGCTCGGCCACCTGGATGCCGCGGATGCGATGTCCGTCCGGACCTGGGGTGAGCCGCGGGGCGTCGACGCGGACCCGGCCGGTCTGGAGACTCTTTTCGCCCGGGCGATGGAGGCCGCGGGCGCGGAGGCGGTGGCCGTGGAGGCCCATGACGGCGCACTGACCTACGGCGAACTGGATCGCCGCAGCCGCGTCGTTGCGAGTTGGCTGCAGGGCCGGGGCGTCTGCCGCGGTGATCGTGTCGGCGTCTGCGTCCCGCGATCGGTGAGCACCATTGTCGCCATTCTCGCCGTCGCGCGTGCCGGCGCAGTGCTCGTCCCGCTGGACTCGGCCTATCCCGGTGCCCGGCTCCGCCATATCCTCATCGACTCCATGACCCGCACCGTCGTCGCCTCCGGTGACGGGGTGACGGCCGTCTCCTCGTGCGGAGCGCCGGTGACGGTCCTCGACATGGCGGCGCCAGACGTTGCTCCGTCAACGGACATCGGCAGGCGGGTCCCTCTCGAAGCGGACGACATCGCCTACGTCATCTACACTTCGGGGTCCACGGGCGCCCCCAAGGGCGTGGAGGTCCCCAAGCGGGGACTGGGCGCCCTCGCCCGCGCCCAGCAGCAGAGGTACGACCTGCGGCCGGGACAGCGCGTGCTCCAGCTCGCCTCCCTCTCCTTCGACGCGTCCATCCTGGAGTTGTGCCTGGCATGGCCCTGCGGCGGTGTGCTCGTCCTGCCTCCCCCGGGCGTGCTCGCCGGCTCCCAGCTCGCCGACTGGTTGAACCGTTGCGACATCGCCCTGGTGACACCCGGTGTGCTGGCCACCGTCGACGCCGCCGAGGTCACAGGTCTGGGAACCCTTCTGGTCGGTGCCGAGGCGTGCGGCGCGGAACTCGTCTTCCGCTTCGCCCCGGGACGGGCGATGTTCAACGCCTACGGGCCGACGGAGACGACGGTCGTTGCCGCCGTGTCGGGTCCGCTCAGCGCCGATGGGGCGCCCCCTCCGATCGGCAGGCCCTTCAGCGCTTCCCGTCTTCGTGTCCTCGACCGGCTCCTGAGGCCGGTGCCGCCGGGCGTCCCCGGTGAGCTGTACATCGGCGGCCCGGGCCTGGCTCGTGGCTACCTCGGGCGTCCGGGCCTCACCTCGAGCCGTTTCGTCGCCGACCCGGAGGGCGGGGGCGAGCGCCTCTACCGAACCGGCGACGTCGTCCGATGGGACCATGACGGTGAGCTCCTCTACCTCGGGCGGAACGACAGGCAGATCAAGTTGCGCGGGAACCGCATTGAGCTCGACGAGGTCGCCGCGGTTCTCGGCCGCGTCGCGGGGGTTCGCGCCGTGCACGTCATGGTTCGCGGGGAAAGCCCCGAGCGACAGGTGCTGGTCGCCTACGTCGTCGCCTCGGCGGACGCGGCTCTGCTGCTGCGCGAGGCGCGTGAGCACCTCCCGGCCGCCGCGGTGCCCTCCCGCATCATCCTCCTCGACGCCTTCCCCCTCACCCCCAACGGGAAGCTCGACACCCGTGCGCTGCCTGAGCCGGACCTGGAGGAGACGCCGGAGGAAGCCGCACCGATCGGCGACCTCGAAGCGCTCGTGTGCGGGGCCTTCGCCGCCGCCCTGGGCAGGGACCGCGTCGGACGGACGACGGACTTCTTCGCCTGCGGAGGTCACTCCCTGATCGCGGCCCGAGTCGTCTCCCTGCTCGCCGAATCCGGGTGGTCGATCACGATCCGCGATCTCTTCGAGGCCCCCACCCCGGCCCTGTTGGCATCTCGGGCCCTGCGCTCGACCAGGCGACCTCCCCGGCCTCGGCTCATCCCCCTCACCCCGACAGATCACTGA